One Hevea brasiliensis isolate MT/VB/25A 57/8 chromosome 5, ASM3005281v1, whole genome shotgun sequence genomic region harbors:
- the LOC110663575 gene encoding secreted RxLR effector protein 161-like: MEILLLHQGIFMSQRKYAIEILKKFGMENCKTVSTPAVQGEKLSKSDEARKIDASLYRSLIGCLLYLSPARPDIMYATSILSKFMQSPCEVHYRAAKRVMRYVKGTADFGVLYARHVEVNLMGFTDSDWAGMICWSSKKQETVAQSKAEVEHIAGAHAINQAIWLRKLLVDLKHEQMYFNG; this comes from the exons ATGGAAATCCTGCTCCTTCATCAAGGAATCTTCATGAGCCAAAGGAAATATGCAATTGAAATTTTAAAGAAGTTTGGGATGGAAAATTGTAAGACAGTAAGTACTCCAGCTGTGCAAGGTGAAAAGCTTAGCAAAAGTGATGAAGCAAGGAAGATTGATGCAAGTCTTTACAGGAGTCTTATTGGATGCCTACTATATCTGTCACCTGCCAGACCAGATATTATGTATGCAACAAGCATACTTTCCAAGTTCATGCAAAGCCCATGTGAAGTGCATTATAGAGCTGCAAAGAGGGTGATGCGATATGTGAAAGGAACAGCAGACTTTGGTGTGTTATATGCAAGACATGTAGAAGTAAATCTAATGGGCTTCACTGATAGTGATTGGGCAG GCATGATTTGTTGGAGTTCCAAGAAGCAAGAGACTGTGGCACAATCCAAAGCTGAGGTAGAGCATATTGCTGGTGCACATGCTataaaccaagccatttggctcaGGAAGTTGCTAGTTGATTTGAAGCATGAACAG atgtatttcaatggatga
- the LOC131180047 gene encoding putative B3 domain-containing protein At2g27410 — translation MQQVRAEAIIKHDDRLVAYVPKKSRGHRQRLDIKPHSHSSLSLHVKSSGSMNENKKRTPTDMPEEWWHKIQAKGGIDVKLAIMKQMFATDLSTHHNCFSIPFKQIRDFSFLTEDEKRKLKEPKEKMPVTLMEPCG, via the exons ATGCAACAAGTAAGAGCTGAAGCCATAATCAAGCATGATGACCGACTTGTTGCATATGTGCCCAAGAAAAGCAGGGGCCATAGACAACGCTTAGACATAAAACCGCATTCTCATTCATCTTTATCTCTTCATGTGAAGTCTTCTGGGAGCATGAACGAGAACAAGAAAAGG ACACCTACTGACATGCCTGAGGAATGGTGGCATAAAATTCAAGCAAAAGGAGGCATTGATGTAAAGTTGGCAATAATGAAACAGATGTTTGCCACTGATTTGAGTACTCACCACAATTGTTTCTCAATCCCTTTTAAGCAGATAAGAGATTTCAGTTTTCTTACAGAGGATGAGAAGAGAAAGTTAAAGGAGCCCAAGGAGAAAATGCCAGTTACACTCATGGAACCTTGTGGTTGA